A part of Oncorhynchus masou masou isolate Uvic2021 chromosome 21, UVic_Omas_1.1, whole genome shotgun sequence genomic DNA contains:
- the zgc:174356 gene encoding proton-coupled folate transporter: MSTWGQWVRTFVTVEPVIFFYMTSTFIVTPAYQQLVITKVCYELFQDSYICSSPAHLKDEEELIEGRSSYILLIYTCVTSLLSILPAMLLGSWSDRSSRKAVMLLPCLMSLVSGGVLIAMSLLEDISVYWSLVAAGVTGLSGGYVSVFLSSFSYLADVTAGLGNNRTLRMAAAESMIYVGGMVGFLLVGFLIQEFGLMSAFVAYCSCHVLSVLYILVWLRDPERSVPPPPSGEDGDRLPCEAGDTDTEPSSNLLCLSDVKRSFKAMFRRRPGQQRQKLHLLIVCTFINNLVAVGEQAISLLYLKYEPREFTTELYGVFKSAQMLLLGCTLLGIFPLLMRVVGEMTLAKVSVLFRTAGLVLMAFSTNTWMVFLVAVVSAPAGITQAVIRSLSSTIVEPDEQGAMFSFSASVETTCIMFAAVMFNGLFPLTLPTFPGMPFIVMAGFTLIIFILMQWISEMPATQPRLVIQD, translated from the exons ATGTCAACATGGGGACAATGGGTCCGAACATTCGTTACCGTGGAGCCGGTCATTTTTTTCTACATGACCAGCACGTTCATCGTGACGCCTGCGTATCAACAGCTGGTCATCACAAAG GTGTGCTATGAGCTGTTTCAAGACTCTTACATCTGCAGCAGCCCGGCGCACCTCAAGGATGAGGAGGAGCTGATTGAGGGTCGTTCCTCCTACATCCTCCTGATCTACACATGTGTGACCAGCCTACTGTCCATCCTTCCAGCCATGCTGCTAGGCTCCTGGTCTGACCGCTCCAGCCGCAAGGCTGTCATGCTGCTGCCTTGCCTTATGTCTCTGGTCAGTGGTGGTGTGCTCATAGCAATGTCTCTACTGGAGGACATTAGTGTGTACTGGTCGCTAGTCGCCGCAGGGGTAACGGGCCTCTCTGGAGGATACGTCTCAGTATTCCTTAGCTCATTTAGTTACTTAGCAGATGTCACAGCCGGGTTGGGGAATAACCGTACTCTGCGTATGGCGGCGGCAGAGTCGATGATCTACGTAGGAGGGATGGTGGGGTTCTTGTTAGTTGGTTTCTTGATACAGGAGTTTGGGCTGATGTCTGCATTTGTGGCATACTGCTCCTGCCATGTTCTCTCAGTGCTCTATATTCTGGTTTGGTTACGGGATCCTGAACGCTCAGTCCCACCTCCACCCTCAGGggaagatggagacagactgcCATGTGAAGCTGGTGACACTGACACTGAACCATCATCCAACCTGTTGTGCCTGTCTGATGTCAAGAGGTCCTTCAAAGCCATGTTCAGGAGGAGGCCAGGACAGCAGAGGCAGAAACTCCACCTTCTTATAGTCTGCACATTCATCAACAACCTGGTAGCTGTAG GAGAGCAGGCTATCTCCCTGCTCTATTTGAAGTACGAGCCAAGGGAGTTCACAACTGAACTGTATGGCGTGTTCAAGTCGGCCCAGATGCTGCTGTTA GGGTGTACCCTGCTGGGGATCTTCCCACTGCTTATGAGAGTGGTAGGAGAGATGACTCTGGCCAAAGTGAGTGTTCTCTTCAGGACAGCAGGCTTAGTTCTAATGGCCTTCTCCACTAACACGTGGATGGTGTTTCTAG TGGCTGTGGTGTCTGCCCCTGCTGGCATCACTCAGGCTGTCATCCGCTCTCTGTCCTCCACCATCGTAGAGCCAGACGAACAAG GTGCGATGTTCTCCTTCTCTGCGTCTGTGGAGACCACATGTATTATGTTTGCAGCGGTGATGTTTAATGGCCTGTTCCCTCTGACCCTGCCCACCTTCCCTGGCATGCCCTTCATCGTCATGGCAGGCTTCACACTCATCATCTTCATCTTAATGCA